A genomic stretch from Pseudoliparis swirei isolate HS2019 ecotype Mariana Trench chromosome 18, NWPU_hadal_v1, whole genome shotgun sequence includes:
- the srpk1b gene encoding SRSF protein kinase 1b isoform X1: MSLLLLPLLSAPVFPPTSSSSFISDLQLSALITLSSSYSSFTLHLPSSPSPPFGPADGVRRFSFTSSLSCPAPSITSHGHPCICQVVLRAPGVQKSCWLSEGIERPVRWPGSAVRTDARDRPEPHGRRGASQPGQADSPVPEQDEEILGSDDDEQEDPNDYCRGGYHHVKIGDLFHGRYHVIRKLGWGHFSTVWLAWDIQEKRFVAMKVVKSAEHYTETALDEIKLLKSVRNTDPSDPSREKVVQLLDDFKISGMNGTHVCMVFEVLGYHLLKWIIKSNYQGLPLPCVKSIIQQVLQGLDYLHTKCKIIHTDIKPENILLTVNEPYVKKMAAEATQWQKTGAAPPSGSAVSTAPAPKPVAKMSKNKKKKLRKKQKKQAEMLEKRIQEMEGGGEGEEEEDEEDEETTTTETAEDATSPAAPQDRHMEAEERGEGGALNGVEAKCNGHAARPEVRGTTEEQEEEQKEEEEEEEEEEKEKQQRKANPPETRDPLSHMEDHQTCNGTPGDADLLPDPVPEEEEEKKEEEEEKKEEMDTQGETKRGEEEDEDGASGNMLVNPLEPLNADKLQVKIADLGNACWVNKHFTDDIQTRQYRSLEVLTGTGYSTPADIWSTACMAFELATGDYLFEPHSGEDYSRDEDHIALIIELLGKVPRKLILAGKYSKEFFTKKGDLRHITKLKPWGLMDVLMEKYEWSKEEAHTFSTFLLPMLDLVPERRATAAQCLTHAWLTC; the protein is encoded by the exons atgtctctcctcctcctccctctcctctctgcaccAGTCTTcccacccacctcctcctcctctttcatctcTGATCTTCAGTTGTCAGCGCTGattactctctcctcctcttattcCTCCTTCACTCTTCAcctcccatcctctccttcacctccgttTGGTCCGGCGGATGGAGTGAGAAGGTTTTCTTTTACATCTTCTCTCTCTTGTCCTGCTCCCTCAATCACGTCCCATGGGCATCCGTGCATCTGCCAG gttgtcTTGAGAGCTCCAGGTGTTCAGAAGTCCTGCTGGTTGTCAGAGGGCATTGAGCGGCCGGTCCGATGGCCGGGTTCCGCAGTGAGGACGGACGCTCGTgacag ACCAGAACCTCACGGCCGTCGGGGCGCCTCTCAGCCGGGCCAGGCGGACTCTCCGGTGCCGGAGCAGGACGAGGAGATCCTGGGCTCCGATGACGACGAGCAGGAGGACCCCAACGACTACTGCAGGG gtgGATACCACCACGTGAAGATCGGAGATCTGTTCCACGGGAGATACCATGTGATCCGGAAGCTGGGCTGGGGGCACTTCTCCACCGTGTGGCTGGCCTGGGACATCCA gGAGAAGCGCTTCGTGGCCATGAAGGTGGTGAAGAGCGCTGAACATTACACGGAGACGGCTCTGGACGAGATCAAGCTGCTCAAAtct GTGAGGAACACGGACCCCAGTGACCCCAGCAGAGAGAAGGTGGTGCAGCTTCTGGACGACTTCAAGATCTCCGGAATGAACGGAACTC ACGTGTGCATGGTGTTCGAGGTTCTGGGTTATCACCTCCTGAAGTGGATCATCAAGTCCAACTACCAGGGTCTGCCCCTCCCCTGCGTGAAGAGCATCATACAACAG gtcctcCAGGGGTTGGACTACCTCCACACAAAGTGTAAGATCATCCACACGGACATCAAGCCGGAGAACATCCTGCTGACCGTCAACGAGCCCTACGTCAAGAAGATGGCCGCCGAAGCCACCCAGTGGCAGAAGACTGGCGCTGCGCCTCCCTCTGGCTCTGCAG tgAGCACAGCGCCGGCTCCCAAACCA GTGGCCAAGATGtccaagaacaaaaagaagaagctgaggaagaagcagaagaagcaggCGGAGATGCTGGAGAAGAGGAtccaggagatggagggaggaggggaaggggaggaggaggaggatgaggaagatgaggagacgaCGACGACAGAAACCGCCGAGGACGCGACCTCGCCGGCCGCGCCGCAGGACCGCCACATGGAGGCCGAGGAGCGAGGGGAGGGCGGCGCCCTGAACGGCGTGGAGGCGAAATGCAACGGCCACGCCGCCAGGCCGGAGGTACGGGGGACcacggaggagcaggaggaggagcagaaagaggaggaggaggaggaggaggaggaggagaaggagaagcagcAACGCAAGGCCAACCCACCAGAGACCCGGGACCCCCTGAGTCACATGGAAGACCACCAGACCTGTAACGGCACACCGGGGGATGCAGACCTGCTCCCAGACCCggtccctgaggaggaggaggagaaaaaggaggaagaggaggagaagaaggaggagatggaCACACAAGGGGAGaccaaaagaggagaagaggaggatgaagatg gagcaTCAGGCAACATGCTGGTGAACCCTCTGGAGCCTCTGAACGCCGACAAGCTGCAGGTGAAGATCGCTGACCTGGGCAACGCCTGCTGGGTG AACAAACATTTCACGGACGACATCCAGACGCGTCAGTACCGTTCTCTGGAGGTTCTGACGGGGACCGGCTACAGCACCCCGGCAGACATCTGGAGCACCGCCTGCATG GCCTTCGAGCTCGCCACCGGGGATTACCTGTTTGAGCCCCACTCTGGAGAAGACTACTCCAGGGATGAAG ATCACATAGCGCTGATCATCGAGCTGCTGGGGAAAGTTCCTCGGAAGCTGATCTTGGCAGGAAAATACTCTAAAGAGTTCTTCACCAAGAAAG GCGACCTCCGTCACATCACCAAGCTGAAGCCGTGGGGCCTGATGGACGTGTTGATGGAGAAGTACGAGTGGTCCAAGGAGGAGGCGCACACCTTCAGCACCTTCCTGCTGCCCATGCTGGACCTGGTGCCCGAGCGCCGCGCCACGGCGGCCCAGTGCCTCACCCACGCCTGGCTCACCTGCTAG
- the srpk1b gene encoding SRSF protein kinase 1b isoform X7 translates to MGIRASARPEPHGRRGASQPGQADSPVPEQDEEILGSDDDEQEDPNDYCRGGYHHVKIGDLFHGRYHVIRKLGWGHFSTVWLAWDIQEKRFVAMKVVKSAEHYTETALDEIKLLKSVRNTDPSDPSREKVVQLLDDFKISGMNGTHVCMVFEVLGYHLLKWIIKSNYQGLPLPCVKSIIQQVLQGLDYLHTKCKIIHTDIKPENILLTVNEPYVKKMAAEATQWQKTGAAPPSGSAVSTAPAPKPVAKMSKNKKKKLRKKQKKQAEMLEKRIQEMEGGGEGEEEEDEEDEETTTTETAEDATSPAAPQDRHMEAEERGEGGALNGVEAKCNGHAARPEVRGTTEEQEEEQKEEEEEEEEEEKEKQQRKANPPETRDPLSHMEDHQTCNGTPGDADLLPDPVPEEEEEKKEEEEEKKEEMDTQGETKRGEEEDEDGASGNMLVNPLEPLNADKLQVKIADLGNACWVNKHFTDDIQTRQYRSLEVLTGTGYSTPADIWSTACMAFELATGDYLFEPHSGEDYSRDEDHIALIIELLGKVPRKLILAGKYSKEFFTKKGDLRHITKLKPWGLMDVLMEKYEWSKEEAHTFSTFLLPMLDLVPERRATAAQCLTHAWLTC, encoded by the exons ATGGGCATCCGTGCATCTGCCAG ACCAGAACCTCACGGCCGTCGGGGCGCCTCTCAGCCGGGCCAGGCGGACTCTCCGGTGCCGGAGCAGGACGAGGAGATCCTGGGCTCCGATGACGACGAGCAGGAGGACCCCAACGACTACTGCAGGG gtgGATACCACCACGTGAAGATCGGAGATCTGTTCCACGGGAGATACCATGTGATCCGGAAGCTGGGCTGGGGGCACTTCTCCACCGTGTGGCTGGCCTGGGACATCCA gGAGAAGCGCTTCGTGGCCATGAAGGTGGTGAAGAGCGCTGAACATTACACGGAGACGGCTCTGGACGAGATCAAGCTGCTCAAAtct GTGAGGAACACGGACCCCAGTGACCCCAGCAGAGAGAAGGTGGTGCAGCTTCTGGACGACTTCAAGATCTCCGGAATGAACGGAACTC ACGTGTGCATGGTGTTCGAGGTTCTGGGTTATCACCTCCTGAAGTGGATCATCAAGTCCAACTACCAGGGTCTGCCCCTCCCCTGCGTGAAGAGCATCATACAACAG gtcctcCAGGGGTTGGACTACCTCCACACAAAGTGTAAGATCATCCACACGGACATCAAGCCGGAGAACATCCTGCTGACCGTCAACGAGCCCTACGTCAAGAAGATGGCCGCCGAAGCCACCCAGTGGCAGAAGACTGGCGCTGCGCCTCCCTCTGGCTCTGCAG tgAGCACAGCGCCGGCTCCCAAACCA GTGGCCAAGATGtccaagaacaaaaagaagaagctgaggaagaagcagaagaagcaggCGGAGATGCTGGAGAAGAGGAtccaggagatggagggaggaggggaaggggaggaggaggaggatgaggaagatgaggagacgaCGACGACAGAAACCGCCGAGGACGCGACCTCGCCGGCCGCGCCGCAGGACCGCCACATGGAGGCCGAGGAGCGAGGGGAGGGCGGCGCCCTGAACGGCGTGGAGGCGAAATGCAACGGCCACGCCGCCAGGCCGGAGGTACGGGGGACcacggaggagcaggaggaggagcagaaagaggaggaggaggaggaggaggaggaggagaaggagaagcagcAACGCAAGGCCAACCCACCAGAGACCCGGGACCCCCTGAGTCACATGGAAGACCACCAGACCTGTAACGGCACACCGGGGGATGCAGACCTGCTCCCAGACCCggtccctgaggaggaggaggagaaaaaggaggaagaggaggagaagaaggaggagatggaCACACAAGGGGAGaccaaaagaggagaagaggaggatgaagatg gagcaTCAGGCAACATGCTGGTGAACCCTCTGGAGCCTCTGAACGCCGACAAGCTGCAGGTGAAGATCGCTGACCTGGGCAACGCCTGCTGGGTG AACAAACATTTCACGGACGACATCCAGACGCGTCAGTACCGTTCTCTGGAGGTTCTGACGGGGACCGGCTACAGCACCCCGGCAGACATCTGGAGCACCGCCTGCATG GCCTTCGAGCTCGCCACCGGGGATTACCTGTTTGAGCCCCACTCTGGAGAAGACTACTCCAGGGATGAAG ATCACATAGCGCTGATCATCGAGCTGCTGGGGAAAGTTCCTCGGAAGCTGATCTTGGCAGGAAAATACTCTAAAGAGTTCTTCACCAAGAAAG GCGACCTCCGTCACATCACCAAGCTGAAGCCGTGGGGCCTGATGGACGTGTTGATGGAGAAGTACGAGTGGTCCAAGGAGGAGGCGCACACCTTCAGCACCTTCCTGCTGCCCATGCTGGACCTGGTGCCCGAGCGCCGCGCCACGGCGGCCCAGTGCCTCACCCACGCCTGGCTCACCTGCTAG